From the Cyanobium sp. M30B3 genome, the window CCTCGCCAGCGAGATGTTCAGCCACGCCGATACTCACCCGCGGCTGCACCGCACCCGCTGGAAAATCCACCGTCAACCGCCGCACGGTGTCCAACATCCGCTGGGCCACCAGTTGGGCCGTGGCCAGATCCGCGCCGGCCAGTAGGGCCAGGAATTCCTCTCCACCCCAGCGCGCGCAGCAGTCGTAGTCCCTCAGCCCCTGCTGCAGGGCCTGCGCGAGAGCAACGAGCACCTTGTCGCCGGCTTCATGGCCATGGGTGTCGTTAATCGTCTTGAAGCGATCCACATCCATGGCGAGCAGGGAATAGGTGGTGTTGTCGCGCTGGGTGCGGTGATCCTCGCGGCGACAGCGGTCCACAATCAACCGTCGGTTGGGAAGGCCGGTGAGCTGGTCATGGGTGGATGCTTTCTTCAGCGCCTTGTTGAGGTCGTTGAGCATCGCCTGGTAGCGATCTGAAATCCGGATCGCTTTCTCCAGCTTGCGGATCTGCAGGTCGTAGCGTTGGGAGATGTAATGCACCCGCTGCTGGACGTCTGTCTGATAGCGATCCGAAATTTGGGTGATCCTCTCCAACCGGAGTAGCTGTTGCTCCATCCGCTCCAGAATCTCCGCCAAGGCATCACGCAGCGGATGGTCCCGATAACGCTCATCCGCCAGCAATTGGGCGACTCGCTGCTCAAGCTCGTCCTCTGGTCCCCAGGGGCGGAATGGATTCATCGGCACTATTCAACGAACGGAGCAGCGGTGATCGTGAAGCTGAAGGTATAGTCTTCCTTGAACTCTTCACCCAACTCAGCTGAGCGTGGGTTGCGGCTGTCATACAACCAGATCACACACAACTCCCGCCCCGCCTCAAAAGCCATTTGTAAACGATCGAAGACATCGATCATTGCCCTGATGCTGCTGGTGTTGAGATAATTCAGATGCAGCTCAACCCGGAGAGGCAAGGCTGTTTCGCTGAGAAACGCCTCAACCCAGCCAATGATGCCGGAGAACAGATCATAGGTGTTTTCAGGATATGACTCACCCGACATCTTCAAGACACCGGAAGCCCAATCAGCCTGGATGGCTGGGGTTGATTGGGTAGCAGGCAGGCTGAGGTTCCTACCTGGACCAACCTCGATTGAATGCTGTTGGGTCATGGCGAATCAGATGGTGGCCCGAAGTGTAAAGAATGCTTTGCCAGCCTCCAGCGGATCCAGGCTGCATTCCAAGGGAGCCGTGGTTTTACGGGCGATCTCAATCAGGCCCAGGCCAGCTCCAGAGGACTGCCGCTCATCCCGAGGACTGCGTAATTGCTGCTTGTAAAGGGACTTCAATGCCGGCTTGTCCATCCCAGCCAGCTCGGCAACCCTCTGAACCAGCCGCTGTCCATCGGCATGCTCGACAACATTGCCGGCTGATACCACATAGCTACCCTGCGGGGACTCGGCAATGACCACCGTGGCCGTAGCTTCAGGCTCGCCATAGCCCTGCGCAGCGCTATAGTGGCGAATATTCTGACTCATTTCAATATAGGCACTAAAGACATCCATGGCCGAAGACATGCATTGCCGCGTGGACTGAATATGCTCCTTAAGGGCAATGCCAATCTCGCTGATCAACGTACGGGAAATCGGACCGTTGAAGCAGATCAAGATCCGCTCAGAAGAGAAGAAGTCCCGCAGGGAGACAAGACTTCGATGGGTGGTGAATGATGTGGACATTGCCGCTACCGACTGGGTTCAAACTAGCAACAAGCGAAAGCCGACGGCAATCATGGAACGCGGAACGAAAAAATTGTGATGTCATCCCGCTGGGGATGGCGTCCCATGAACGCAGCCAGGGAATCGCGAAACGCCTGATGCTGTTCAGCTAAGGGCTTGGTGGCATGGTCCAGCAGCCAGCGCTCAAACCGTTGCGTACCCAGGCCGAAACCATCCTCGCCCCCGGCTTGATCCATGATCCCATCGGTGGCCAGGTAATAGGTGTACTCCCTGGCCAGTGGAATGGTGTGGTCGTTGTAGGTGCCGGCACGGCGGTCCCACAGCGGACGGTTGTCAGCCCGTGCCATCGAAACCGAGCGACCATTACTCCAGTAGAGTGAGATACGAGCTCCAGCGAAGCGCAGGATACGTCGCTCAAGGTCCAGGAACACCAGGCCCGCATCCATTGAGGTGGCCATCGCCCGGGTAATCCGGGCCTCACCAAGTACACCATGCATTGCCGCATTGGTGGCCTGGAGCACTTGGGCTGGTGATTCCATCCCAACCTGCTGGATTGAGCGGTCCAGTCCAGCCCGGGCCAACATCGTCATCATCGCACCGGGTACACCGTGGCCGGCACAATCAGCGACCCCGGCAATGCAGCGGGAGGCGTCGCCATGGAACACGTAGTAATCGCCACCAACACGATCGCGGGGTTGCCAGAGTACGAAGTAGTCCCCACCAAAGCGCTCGGTCAGCTGACGGTCAGGCAGAATGGATTTCTGTAGAAGAGCTGCATAGCGGATCGAATCATCGATTTGCTGATTCATCTCACGCAGAAGATGGTTGGCATCATCCAACTCTTGCATGGCCTGACGCTGCCGAAGAAGAACGCCATTGAAGGCATGCGCCAATCGGGCAACTTCATCATTCCCCTGAACTTCAAGGAGTGTGCGATCGAGCGAATCGTTGAAAGCCAGGCTGTCAGACTGGTGGACAAGACGGCCCAGCGGCCTGATCACTCTCACTGCAACGATGCGATAAGAAATCCCCAGGCCAACCACCAGTAAGAGCGCCAGGAAAATTGTGGTGGCAGCATGCTGGACACTGGATGTCTGGTCTTGAAGCAGTTGCCAGGCGGAGAGCAGCAATGACGCCAATACCACGCCATTAAGGCAGGCCAACAGCAGAAAAATCTGCTGAATAGTGAGAGCATGCTCGCCCCGGTGGCGACTCTTGGCCATCAAACCAAACCGTTTGGAGCCAACTTTAAACATTGCAGCAACCACTGGCAGCCAGCTTCCATGGCACAATCATGGGAGCCCCATGGGCTGACCGTCTGGAGAGGTGGTCGAGTGGTTGATGGCTCCGGTCTTGAAAACCGGCGACCCGCAAGGGTCCGTGGGTTCGAATCCCACCCTCTCCGTTCCCTGAAAACCCAGTCCCCAACAGGGTTCTGAGGCCTTACCCCACCCTCCAGGCAGAGCCCGCCTGGGGGCAAGATCAGGGCCATGCTGTCCCGCCTGCGACACCAGGCCAGTAAGGACATCCACCGTGCCTCAATCTCTTGACTCTTGGTCCAGCAGCCGTAACAAGAGATGTCATCAAATACTTGACCTTCGCCGGGCTGATCACATGCTTGGATGCCATTCGGCAGTGAGCATCAAACCGGTCCCAGCAACAACTGCGTGGGTCGCAGCTGCTGATTGACCCGTTGCGTGATATCACCAAAGGCCGACATCCCAGCCCATAGGCTCTGTGGTCATCGGCAACGATGCGCAGCCTAAGCCATCGCGATCAAACCACATATAATAACAGGATTGGTGCTCATCGTGGGGATGAGGAGTCTGGAGGCAGGATGATCAACACTGGGGGCTCCAACCTGTTCATGGCTCGGCATGAGTTGCTATGCAGGACATGATTGGGAGCGGGGTGTGTCCATCCGCGTCAAGGACAATCAAGTCCAGGTGCCCCCCTCCTTGAGCGCTCGTTGTCAAGAGGTTCCTCAACAGACCGATTGTGATACAAATGGAATAGCAAGGCTTTCCGTGCCATGGCGCACGGTCAGCACCCCATCGCCAAATCCCACGCCCGGTTCATCCGGCAGCGCATATTGGCCTACGTCACTACGGGTGACCAGCAGGTCTCCACTCTTCCAGACCGTCTTCCCTCCCTCATTGACGGCAGCCAGATTCATCATCCGGCCATCAAACCGGATGAGCGTCATTCTCTCCACTCCTCCGCCCACACCCGCCAGGTCTGCCATCACCAGCTGCAGCTGGCCCTTGTCGCGTAACCCGGCCAACTGTTGTGCAGTCTTGATCGCCGCAGATTGTCGCCAAAGCATCGTGGCGCAAGACCAATCAATCCCTTTCGGCAGAACGCCCAGGTCCCCGATCCGCGCCGCCAGTGGAGTGGACGGGCGGGTCACGGCCGCCCCGCTCGGCACCGGCTTCAGTGCCTTCGGCGTACCGCTTACCAGCGTGGCGGGGGTGATGAAATATTGCCAGCGCACATTCTCGCCCACATAGAGCGTGTTGCCACCCCAATAGCCAATGGACAGTTCCCTCTCGGACCATTTGCCATCCAGCGGCCGCAGGATCAGCTGGCGCCGAACTCTCCTTCCCTGTAAACCAGCGAAGCTGCCGTCCGGCCGGGCGAAGGCCTCATTGGAGCATTTCCGATCCAGCCCCAGCTCCTCATCCACCACGATCGCGCGAAAGCGATACTCCCTGGTTCCCTTCTTCTCACTGACGAAACGCTTGGTCACCAGCCGATCCGGCCCGAACTGAAGTTCGGTCGTCGTGGCGCCGGATGCCTGCAACTCATTCCCGGTCATGCCCACCAGCGGATAGCGCCAGCGGGTTCCCTCCAGCGCAGCCAGTTGCCCACGCATCTGGTTGTCCGACACGAACAACACCCGCTCAGCTTTCAGATCGGAAGCAGTCGGCGGACCGCTCATCACAGGCGGGAGCAGGCAGGCCTGCCCAGTCGTGCGGGCGGTGGGTTGAGGGCGCACCGCTGAGTCGGTTGCGGACCCTGTTGCCCGCGCTGTGGTCGCGCCGCTGGCCGTGCCCTTCACAGTGGTGCGATAGCCGGAACATCCCTTCACGATCCGGTTGAACTGATCGGCCTGCGTCGGCGTCGCTGTCCGGCCATCGCGGCCGAACAGCCGCACGGCAACCGGGTCTGCAATGCCCCCCTTGCGCAACTGGTCCACCATGCACGCGCATTTGTCGCCCACGATCGAGAGGGTGCGCTGGCACATGAACAGGGGGGTGACGCCACTGCTGCGCGTCCTGGTCGGGGCTGGCTCGGCGGCGGCGGTCTGCCGGGGTGCCGGTGCGCTGCGGGCCGGCGCTGCCGGCACTGGGGGAGCTGGCGCTGGGGTGGCGCGAGCCAGCTGAGGCCTGTTCGGATCCGTCTCAGCCAGGCACTGGCCCTTGATGGCGAAATACTGCTGCTGCTTGCCCTGGCTGACCGACGTCAAGTCCAGCTTCACCAGCAGGGCAACTTCGGCTGGCATGAAGCCAGCCGCCAGAGCCTTGTCCACCGTGCAGACGCAGGCATGCTTCAACAGCGGCTCAGTCTGGGCGCAGGTGCCCATCAACGCGACTGGCGACTGCGCTGCCGCCGGCAGCAGCGGCAGGAGTGGGGCGAGAAGGGCAGCGAGGCCCAGACGAATGCGGATCATGCTGGAGCGACCTATAACCAACTCACCAGCTCACCAGCCCACCAAAACCCATCTTGTTCTCACCTTAGTAAACCTTCCTGTCAATAATAAAGAGTTTTGCGATCCTTCCGCGAGGGTCGTCACTCGCCAGCGCTGTCCGCCAGCCGTCTGTCCCCTCCCCCAACGGAGTCGCCAAGATCACCCTCCAGGCGATGTACTGGAACGTGGAAAACCTGTCTTGATGATCCACAAACCTCCATAACTCTGAGGTCCCGACCCACCTCGGCCAGGGGGATGATCTGGATCTCCTTGCGGCCGCGCTTGATCTCGAACTCATCCAGAACGATCGCAACGATCAAGCCCAGGAGCGCACCCCCCCCTGGGAGCAGGGGCGGGAACGGCTGGGGGAGCAGCGGGTCGGGCCTGGGTGCGCCATTGCAGCGCAAGCGCCTGGTCGAGGGCGGGGCAGCTGCCTGGCACCGGGAATGGCTGCTCCCTGCCGGATGGCGGCATGGCGGCCTGCGGCGTCTCGGTGACTGGCGGGGGAGTGAGCGGGGGCAGGCTCCAGGCGATCAACGCCCCCAGGGGGTCCTGAGCGGCGAAGGCCAGCAGCTGCTGGCGATCGCTGCTCCCAGTGCGGAGCTGGCTGAACTGCTCACGGCGCTGGGTGAGAGTTCCGGCAATCAGGCCAGGGGTTCGGCACAGTCGCTCCGCCTGCCGCTGGATAGCGGGCCTCGGGTCAACCGGCTTGGGTGGGGTCTGGGCAAGGGGGGACCCTCCCCAGCCCTGCAACCTTGCCAACCAGGCAACAGCGCCCATGGCCAGCGCAACCGGCACGAGCAGCAGCAGGGCAAGGGCCACGCCCGGGGGCCGGCTGATCGCTGGCAGGGTCACGGCGCGCCTGGGCCCAGGGATCTGCCCAGCTGATGGCGACCAGCGGCCCACGGCGATGGAGAGGTCATCCCCACTGCCAGCGGCGCTGATCTCAGCGAGGCCCTCCGCCAGTTGGTGGCGGTCCTGGATGCCGACCACCTGGCTGCAGAGCTCCAGGAAGTCCGCGTCGGTGGCGCAGGACTTGCGCACCCCATCGGTGCTGATCAGCAGCGACAACGGGGGACTGAAGGCGGGGATGGCCTGCAGCCGGGCCCGCTCAGCCCATCGCGCCCGCGCCTCGGTGAGGCAGAGGCTGGCCGTGGCCTCGCCTGCCCCCTGCAGATCGCCTTCCTCACTGAGAAGCACGGGGCCGGTGCCGCCAACCCGCACCAGATCCCAGTCCCCGAGACCGGTGCATCCCCACCAGGTGGGTGCCAGCACCAGGAGTCCCAGCGTGCTGCCGTAGCGCGAGGAACAGAACGGTTCACCGCCAGCGGCACCGCCGGGATCCCGCTGCCAGTGCCGCTCAATCGCCTGCAGCCAGCGCGTCTGAATCGCCTCCGGCAAGCCCTCAGCCAGCAACTGCTGCCAGGCCCGGTGGTCGTCGAGGGGGGTGGTTTGCAGAGCCGCCCGCACGGCCTCGGCGGCCTGCTCGCAGGCCAGGCGGCTGCCGCTGTCGCTGCAGCGGTAGCGCTCGCCGCCATGGCCATCGGCCACCGCCAGCAGCTGCAGGCAGCCGCCCGATGGGGCCCGCAGCTGGCGCACCAGGGAGAAGTCCTGACACACCACTCCCCTGCGGCGGTGGGCCGCGCCGATCACGGTGCAGTGCCAGGCCGGCCTCCAGCCGCCATGGGCAGCGGAGCTCACCACACCACGGGGCCCACGTCGCCGATGGGATCCAGCAGGGTGGGCGGCAGGTCCGGAAGCGGAATGTTGCCCTGGGGCTCGCCGTGCTGGTCAACCCGGCTGGCGGGCATGGAGGCGGCACCCACCACGGCCGTGGAGGCCCACTGGATGTACTGGGCCAGGGCCGTGGCGTTGCTGGCCTGCAGCGGGCGGCGCGGCGAACGCGACGAGGAGGCCACCCGGTGCCGGGGCATCTCGCCGCTGGCACCGGGCACTTCCGAACGGTCCCCGGCCTGGCCCGATTCCGGACCGATGAACTGCTGCAGCACCTCCTGGTCGGCGTCGTGGCCGACGGCGATGGCCAGGCGCACGGCTTTCTGGGCCCAGGGCTGACGCAGCAGGCGCGCCAGCCCCGCCTCGAAGTCGTCGGTGGGCTGGCCGTCGGAGATCAGCACCAGCACCGGCGGCAGCGCCCGCTCCTCCATCGGCGGTGAGGCCAGCTGGCCGGCCACCAGCTCCAGCGCCTCGCCCATCGCCGTCACGCCCCCGGCCTGCAGGTCGTGCCACTGCAGCTGCTCCACCGGCGTGGGCTCGGCGATGTGCCAGTGGGCGCGGTCGGCGAAGCGCACCGCCCGCACCAGCACCCGGGCCTCGGGGTTGTCCCGCGCCACCCGCGCCATGCCCGGCAGCGACTGGCGGATGGCCTGGTTGAGGGCCTGCATCTTGCCCTGGGCGGCCATCGAGCCGGAGCAGTCGCAGAGGTAGATGAAGTGCAGGGGCCGGTTGGCCAGGCGCACGTTGGGGAAGGAGGGCATCAGCGGGGCGGCAACGCGTCTGGCGGCTCTGGGGTCAGGGATCGATCCGGATCAGGCCATCGTCGCTGACGATCGCAGCGGTGGCCGCCAGATTGCAGCTCCGGCCGGGGTTGACCTGCAGCTGCTGGCCTTGCCGCAGGGTCACCTGCCAGGGGCTGGGGCCGCGGTTGCAGAGGCCGAGAATGGTGGTATCACTGGGATGGGCCACGATCTCGGCCAGCGGCTGGTTGAACTGCGGGGCAGCAGCCGATCGAAGTGGTGGCGATTGAGGGTGGTGCCTGGGGCTGCCACCACTTCGGCGCAGGGCAGCTGCAGGCGGCGGGGTGCTGCCAGGGCGGCACCGCAGCTCCAGCAGGGCGGAGCTGGCTGCTGATGGCTGCGGAAGTTCTCCTGGCCGCAGGCCGGGCAGATCTGGCGGCGGTCGAGGGTGCGGGCCAGCTCGTCCTGCCACTGGCCGGTGAGCACCCGGCGAGTGGGGTCCCGCAATCCCGGCCCGAAGGTGTGGATGAACAGCGCCTGCAACGCGGCCGGGTAGATGGGCCAGGTGAGCAGGGCGGCGCTGTGCAGCTCGGGATCGGGGCGGTTGCGCAGGTCGCCCGGATCAAAGATGAACACCGGATCTTCGCCGTAGAGGCGGCGGCGGGCGGGCTCATCGAGGCAGCGGATCGCCACTTCCATGGCGCCGCGGAAGGGATCGTGGCGGGTGAGCAGGCGGAACAGCAGCACCGCCAGGGAGTGGAGATCGCTGTCGGCTCCGGGCCTGGCGCGGCCCAGCAGCACCTCCGGGGCGATGAAGCCCGGGGTGCCCAGCACGCCGCCGGGGTCGCGGCCATCCACATCCACGTTGTCGTTGTCGCAGATCAGGATGCGGCCGCTGGCGGGCTCGAGGAAGAGATTGCCCAGGGAGATGTCCTTGTAACAGAGGCCCCGGCTG encodes:
- the siaD gene encoding biofilm regulation diguanylate cyclase SiaD; this encodes MNPFRPWGPEDELEQRVAQLLADERYRDHPLRDALAEILERMEQQLLRLERITQISDRYQTDVQQRVHYISQRYDLQIRKLEKAIRISDRYQAMLNDLNKALKKASTHDQLTGLPNRRLIVDRCRREDHRTQRDNTTYSLLAMDVDRFKTINDTHGHEAGDKVLVALAQALQQGLRDYDCCARWGGEEFLALLAGADLATAQLVAQRMLDTVRRLTVDFPAGAVQPRVSIGVAEHLAGEEYTEVYRRADHALLAAKVAGRDRFMVANATEGTIRP
- the siaC gene encoding biofilm regulation phosphoprotein SiaC → MTQQHSIEVGPGRNLSLPATQSTPAIQADWASGVLKMSGESYPENTYDLFSGIIGWVEAFLSETALPLRVELHLNYLNTSSIRAMIDVFDRLQMAFEAGRELCVIWLYDSRNPRSAELGEEFKEDYTFSFTITAAPFVE
- the siaB gene encoding biofilm regulation protein kinase SiaB, whose product is MSTSFTTHRSLVSLRDFFSSERILICFNGPISRTLISEIGIALKEHIQSTRQCMSSAMDVFSAYIEMSQNIRHYSAAQGYGEPEATATVVIAESPQGSYVVSAGNVVEHADGQRLVQRVAELAGMDKPALKSLYKQQLRSPRDERQSSGAGLGLIEIARKTTAPLECSLDPLEAGKAFFTLRATI
- a CDS encoding SpoIIE family protein phosphatase — its product is MAKSRHRGEHALTIQQIFLLLACLNGVVLASLLLSAWQLLQDQTSSVQHAATTIFLALLLVVGLGISYRIVAVRVIRPLGRLVHQSDSLAFNDSLDRTLLEVQGNDEVARLAHAFNGVLLRQRQAMQELDDANHLLREMNQQIDDSIRYAALLQKSILPDRQLTERFGGDYFVLWQPRDRVGGDYYVFHGDASRCIAGVADCAGHGVPGAMMTMLARAGLDRSIQQVGMESPAQVLQATNAAMHGVLGEARITRAMATSMDAGLVFLDLERRILRFAGARISLYWSNGRSVSMARADNRPLWDRRAGTYNDHTIPLAREYTYYLATDGIMDQAGGEDGFGLGTQRFERWLLDHATKPLAEQHQAFRDSLAAFMGRHPQRDDITIFSFRVP
- a CDS encoding protein phosphatase 2C domain-containing protein codes for the protein MVSSAAHGGWRPAWHCTVIGAAHRRRGVVCQDFSLVRQLRAPSGGCLQLLAVADGHGGERYRCSDSGSRLACEQAAEAVRAALQTTPLDDHRAWQQLLAEGLPEAIQTRWLQAIERHWQRDPGGAAGGEPFCSSRYGSTLGLLVLAPTWWGCTGLGDWDLVRVGGTGPVLLSEEGDLQGAGEATASLCLTEARARWAERARLQAIPAFSPPLSLLISTDGVRKSCATDADFLELCSQVVGIQDRHQLAEGLAEISAAGSGDDLSIAVGRWSPSAGQIPGPRRAVTLPAISRPPGVALALLLLVPVALAMGAVAWLARLQGWGGSPLAQTPPKPVDPRPAIQRQAERLCRTPGLIAGTLTQRREQFSQLRTGSSDRQQLLAFAAQDPLGALIAWSLPPLTPPPVTETPQAAMPPSGREQPFPVPGSCPALDQALALQWRTQARPAAPPAVPAPAPRGGCAPGLDRCDRSG
- a CDS encoding VWA domain-containing protein, giving the protein MPSFPNVRLANRPLHFIYLCDCSGSMAAQGKMQALNQAIRQSLPGMARVARDNPEARVLVRAVRFADRAHWHIAEPTPVEQLQWHDLQAGGVTAMGEALELVAGQLASPPMEERALPPVLVLISDGQPTDDFEAGLARLLRQPWAQKAVRLAIAVGHDADQEVLQQFIGPESGQAGDRSEVPGASGEMPRHRVASSSRSPRRPLQASNATALAQYIQWASTAVVGAASMPASRVDQHGEPQGNIPLPDLPPTLLDPIGDVGPVVW